One genomic window of Pecten maximus chromosome 3, xPecMax1.1, whole genome shotgun sequence includes the following:
- the LOC117322627 gene encoding solute carrier family 46 member 3-like, which translates to MDKHHSQHGSLRWSHGFLAVALMFILFAFLLSSLVTSQYVVLYLQKEMFPNSTLSSSNVTTCNFNTSTEEYRERTAVQKAASVFNIYKTLVENLPAVIVSGVIGGLSDKYGRTRILIYITTLTTLSGCLSSVIIYLEVDVYYLLFSSFLYSLGSGLYGLLSICFAYMSDVTSPGKQRTLMITLLEASLGIGLAVSGFVSGFIIDSVGFFYASICVCAAAFCSMLVVVLFLPNSRPPNMLLSGTSTIENARASFVFYFRASPKRHKYILAIIIFMTAAFSILGKPTIEILYQLNAPFCWTSVKVGYYSAMSTLAKMILGVASVKILQKFFMEESVAILSGISGMAACVLEAFAINDVMLFLVPVIGFLSMIVLPMTRAILSKLTPADRQGKRLFNTSND; encoded by the exons ATGGACAAGCATCATTCCCAGCATGGTTCCCTGAGGTGGTCGCACGGATTTCTTGCGGTAGCGCTGATGTTCATTTTGTTCGCTTTCCTACTCTCATCGCTTGTGACGTCTCAGTATGTTGTGCTGTACCTCCAGAAGGAAATGTTTCCAAACTCAACTCTTTCTTCCTCGAATGTGACAACCTGCAACTTCAACACGTCGACAGAGGAGTACCGCGAGAGGACGGCGGTACAGAAGGCTGCTTCGGtgtttaatatttacaaaacattgGTTGAAAATTTACCCGCTGTCATTGTCAGTGGTGTCATAGGTGGTCTGAGCGATAAGTATGGAAGGACGcgaattttgatatatatcacaactTTAACAACTCTATCGGGATGTCTATCTAGCGTTATAATTTATCTTGAGGTAGATGTTTACTACTTATTGTTCAGCAGCTTCTTGTATAGTTTAGGAAGCGGTTTATATGGTTTGCTGTCGATTTGCTTCGCCTATATGTCGGATGTAACAAGTCCTGGAAAGCAACGAACATTGATGATAACTCTTCTCGAAGCATCCCTCGGAATAGGTTTGGCAGTATCTGGATTCGTTTCTGGGTTCATTATTGACAGTGTCGGATTCTTCTATGCAAGCATATGTGTGTGTGCAGCAGCATTCTGTTCAATGTTGGTGGTTGTGTTGTTTCTTCCGAATTCACGACCTCCTAACATGTTGTTATCCGGAACGTCAACCATTGAAAATGCCCGTgcatcatttgtattttattttcgaGCTTCTCCTAAGCGGCACAAATATATACTTGcaataattattttcatgacTGCGGCGTTTTCTATTTTAGGAAAACCTACTATAGAAATTTTGTATCAGTTGAATGCGCCATTTTGTTGGACCTCTGTCAAAGTTGGATATTACTCAGCAATGTCAACTTTAGCAAAAATGATTTTAGGCGTAGCCTCTGTCAAGATTCTGCAAAAGTTTTTCATGGAGGAAAGCGTCGCCATTTTAAGTGGTATCTCTGGAATGGCAGCTTGTGTTTTGGAGGCATTTGCGATCAACGATGTCATGTTATTTCTAG TTCCAGTCATAGGTTTTCTGAGTATGATCGTTCTCCCGATGACCAGAGCGATACTATCCAAGCTTACTCCCGCGGATAGGCAAGGTAAGAGACTCTTTAACACTTCCAACGATTAA
- the LOC117323414 gene encoding solute carrier family 46 member 3-like, translated as MDKHQSENGTLKWSHGFLAVVLLLLLFSLQLLSLVTSQYIVLYLQKDMFPNSTLSSSNVSACNFNTSTEEYRERTAVQKAASKFNIYKTLAENLPALIISGITGGLSDKYGRRRILVLSISLTMLLGCLNSIIIYLQINIYYFLISFFIYSLGGGFYGTLSICFAYMSDVTDPGKQRTLMITLLEASLGIGSAASGFFSGFIIDSVGFFYASICVCAAAFCSMLVVVLFLPNSRPPNMLLSGTSTIENASASFVFYFRASPKRHKYILAIIIFMSSTLSLLGKSNIEILYQLNAPFCWTSVKVGYYSAISNSARMILGVACVKILQKFFMEESVAILSGVSGMAASIVEAFAINDVMLFLVPVIGFLGTLVIPMTRSILSKLTPADRQGALFAGVAVVEITSNLGSNIGASSVYIATVGAMRGFVFLVFAGLSFLTTCLLLIYRIINRGSKTGTLPDVTKDITSTQILTDHEGE; from the exons ATGGACAAGCATCAGTCCGAGAATGGTACCCTGAAGTGGTCGCACGGATTCCTCGCGGTAGTGTTGTTGCTTCTTCTGTTCTCTTTGCAACTCTTATCGCTTGTGACGTCTCAGTATATAGTCCTGTACCTCCAGAAGGACATGTTTCCGAACTCAACTCTTTCTTCTTCGAATGTGTCGGCATGCAATTTCAACACGTCGACAGAAGAATACCGCGAGAGGACGGCGGTACAGAAGGCTGCTTCAAAgtttaatatttacaaaacattgGCTGAAAATTTACCTGCTCTTATTATCAGTGGCATTACAGGCGGTCTTAGTGACAAATATGGAAGAAGACGTATTTTGGTATTAAGCATATCTTTAACCATGTTATTGGGATGCCTTAACAGCATTATAATTTATCTCCAAATCAATATCTATTACTTCTTGATTAGCTTTTTCATATATAGTCTAGGAGGCGGTTTCTATGGTACATTGTCGATTTGCTTCGCCTATATGTCGGATGTAACAGATCCCGGAAAACAACGAACATTGATGATAACTCTTCTCGAAGCATCCCTCGGAATAGGCTCGGCAGCATCTGGGTTCTTTTCTGGGTTCATTATTGACAGTGTCGGATTCTTCTATGCAAGCATATGTGTGTGTGCAGCAGCATTCTGTTCAATGTTAGTGGTTGTGTTGTTTCTTCCGAATTCACGTCCTCCTAACATGTTGTTATCCGGAACGTCAACCATTGAAAATGCCAGTgcatcatttgtattttattttcgaGCTTCTCCTAAGCGGCACAAATATATACTTGCAATCATAATATTCATGAGTTCAACGCTTTCTCTTTTAGGAAAATCAAATATAGAAATTTTGTATCAGTTGAACGCGCCATTTTGTTGGACATCTGTCAAAGTTGGATATTACTCAGCAATTTCGAATTCAGCCAGAATGATTTTAGGCGTAGCCTGTGTGAAAATTCTGCAAAAGTTTTTCATGGAGGAAAGCGTCGCCATTTTAAGTGGTGTCTCTGGAATGGCAGCTAGTATTGTGGAGGCATTTGCTATCAACGATGTCATGTTATTTCTAG tTCCAGTCATAGGTTTCCTAGGAACATTAGTTATCCCGATGACCAGATCTATACTGTCCAAACTTACGCCTGCggacagacaag GAGCACTATTCGCAGGAGTAGCTGTTGTTGAGATAACGTCAAATTTGGGAAGTAATATTGGAGCTTCGTCCGTCTACATAGCAACTGTTGGTGCCATGCGGGGATTCGTCTTCCTCGTATTTGCTGGCTTGTCCTTCCTTACTACATGTCTACTACT AATATATCGTATCATAAATAGAGGGTCGAAAACTGGAACGTTACCTGATGTGACTAAAGATATTACCAGTACACAGATATTGACAGACCACGAGGGGGAATGA